From the genome of Hyalangium gracile, one region includes:
- the pabB gene encoding aminodeoxychorismate synthase component I yields MSSREPLQRSLRVHRLSTALTPYEALPGFSDQSYLCLLETPGRSSGRGRYSFLCANPFLIFQAQGTTSRAGPPGDLQTLPGEPSEELRALLARYRSPSPQWTAGLPPFLGGAVGYLGYELLHSHEGIPAPGKANLALPDACLMFCGAVLATDHQEGTSWVLASGFGATHAEASRRADLELEDMLRRLASVPAAASRPGAAEYIQRRKARLALRPRLLEPHLAERGVRPSIDRTRYLESVYEVLEHIAAGDVFEVCLTQRFDAEHSGSGETLYGILRAVHEAPMAAYVRLPEGEVLSASPERFLSLDRARQVETHPIKGTRPRGSTPEEDAALRADLELNEKDRAENLMIVDLARNDLGRVCEFGTVRVPRLCQVETFPMTHQLVSTVHGRLRPELDAVDLLRAAFPGGSMTGAPKIEAMKLISRLEPSRRGVYSGSIGYFDFDGAMDLSIVIRTVLKQGSRVSFHTGGAIVADSIPEDEYQETLDKAHGLVLALEIADER; encoded by the coding sequence ATGAGCTCGCGCGAGCCGCTCCAGCGCAGCCTGCGAGTGCACAGGCTCTCCACGGCCCTCACGCCGTATGAGGCGCTGCCCGGCTTCTCCGACCAGTCGTACCTGTGCCTGCTGGAGACTCCGGGGCGCTCCTCTGGCCGGGGGCGGTACTCGTTCCTGTGCGCCAACCCCTTCCTCATCTTCCAGGCCCAGGGCACCACGAGCCGGGCCGGGCCGCCAGGCGATCTCCAGACGCTGCCGGGCGAGCCGTCCGAGGAGCTGAGGGCGCTGCTGGCGCGCTACCGCTCCCCGTCGCCGCAGTGGACCGCCGGGCTCCCGCCGTTCCTCGGGGGCGCCGTGGGCTACCTGGGCTACGAGCTGCTCCACTCGCACGAGGGCATTCCGGCTCCCGGGAAAGCCAACCTGGCGCTGCCGGATGCCTGCCTGATGTTCTGCGGCGCCGTGCTGGCCACCGACCATCAGGAGGGCACGAGCTGGGTGCTCGCCAGCGGCTTCGGCGCCACCCACGCCGAGGCCTCGCGAAGGGCCGACCTGGAGCTGGAGGACATGCTGCGGCGCCTGGCCTCGGTGCCCGCGGCGGCGTCCCGTCCCGGCGCGGCCGAGTACATCCAGCGGCGCAAGGCCCGGCTGGCCCTCCGTCCCCGGCTGCTGGAGCCCCACCTCGCGGAGCGCGGAGTCCGCCCCTCCATCGACCGCACGCGCTACCTGGAGTCGGTCTACGAGGTGCTGGAGCACATCGCCGCCGGTGACGTCTTCGAGGTCTGCCTGACGCAGCGCTTCGACGCGGAGCACTCGGGCTCGGGAGAGACGCTGTACGGCATCCTCCGCGCCGTCCACGAAGCGCCGATGGCCGCGTACGTGCGCCTCCCCGAGGGCGAGGTCCTCTCGGCCTCGCCGGAGCGGTTCCTCTCCCTGGATCGGGCGCGTCAGGTGGAGACACACCCCATCAAGGGCACCAGGCCACGAGGCAGCACCCCCGAGGAGGATGCGGCGCTCCGAGCGGATCTCGAGCTCAACGAGAAGGATCGCGCCGAGAACCTGATGATCGTCGATCTGGCGCGCAACGATCTGGGCCGGGTCTGCGAGTTCGGCACGGTCCGGGTGCCCCGCCTCTGCCAGGTGGAGACGTTCCCCATGACGCACCAGCTCGTCTCCACGGTGCACGGGCGCCTGCGCCCCGAGCTGGACGCGGTGGACCTGCTGCGCGCGGCGTTCCCCGGAGGCTCCATGACGGGCGCGCCGAAGATCGAGGCGATGAAGCTCATCTCCCGACTGGAGCCCTCCCGGCGAGGCGTGTACTCGGGGAGCATCGGCTACTTCGACTTCGATGGAGCCATGGATCTCAGCATCGTCATCCGCACGGTGCTCAAGCAGGGCTCGCGCGTCAGCTTCCACACGGGTGGGGCCATCGTCGCGGACTCGATCCCCGAGGACGAGTACCAGGAGACGCTCGACAAGGCACATGGGCTGGTGCTGGCCCTGGAGATCGCCGATGAGCGCTGA
- a CDS encoding DUF2277 domain-containing protein yields the protein MCRNIKTLFNFEPPATDDEVRAASLQFVRKLSGFNAPSKLNEAAFNRAVEEVTEVARRLIDSLVTTAPPRDRDTEAMKAKLRSARRFERV from the coding sequence ATGTGCCGGAACATCAAGACGCTCTTCAACTTCGAGCCCCCCGCGACCGATGACGAGGTCCGCGCGGCCTCCCTGCAGTTCGTGCGCAAGCTGAGCGGGTTCAACGCGCCCTCCAAGCTGAACGAGGCCGCCTTCAACCGGGCGGTCGAGGAGGTCACCGAGGTCGCCCGGCGGTTGATCGACTCGCTGGTGACCACCGCGCCGCCGCGAGATCGCGACACGGAAGCCATGAAGGCGAAGCTGCGCTCGGCCAGGCGGTTCGAGCGCGTCTGA
- a CDS encoding RNA polymerase sigma factor, whose product MTASDTHRAIHAVWRIESARLIAGLARMVRDVGLAEEFAQDALLAALEQWPKSGVPDKPGAWLMAIAKRRAIDELRRGKRLERKHEELGHELEARQAQATPDLDAALDDDVGDDLLRLVFTACHPVLSTEARVALTLRLLGGLTTEEIARAYLVPEPTVAQRIVRAKRTLAEARVPFEVPRADELEERLASVLQVIYLIFNEGYSATTGDDWLRPGLCEDALRLGRILAGLVPKEPEVHGLVALMEIQASRSKARLGPSGEPILLLEQNRARWDRLLIQRGLAALDRVRALGGEQGPYALQAAIAACHARARTAEETDWARIAALYEQLGEVVPSPVVELNRGVAISMAFGPEAGLQVIDALASEPLLRNYHFLPSVRGDLLWKLGRFDEARKEFERAASLTRNERERGLLLERAAACARPPASEPKAPTRF is encoded by the coding sequence GTGACGGCTTCCGACACGCACCGAGCGATCCACGCGGTCTGGAGAATCGAGTCCGCCCGGCTCATCGCCGGCCTGGCGCGGATGGTGCGCGACGTGGGCCTGGCCGAGGAGTTCGCGCAGGACGCGCTCCTCGCCGCGCTCGAGCAGTGGCCGAAGTCGGGCGTCCCGGACAAGCCCGGCGCCTGGCTCATGGCCATCGCGAAGCGGCGCGCCATCGACGAGCTTCGGCGCGGCAAGCGGCTCGAGCGCAAGCACGAGGAGCTCGGTCACGAGCTCGAGGCCCGACAGGCGCAGGCCACTCCGGATCTCGATGCCGCGCTCGATGATGACGTGGGCGACGACCTGCTGCGCCTGGTGTTCACCGCGTGCCATCCGGTGCTCTCCACCGAGGCGCGCGTGGCGCTCACGCTGCGCCTGCTCGGAGGCCTGACGACCGAGGAGATCGCTCGCGCGTACCTCGTGCCCGAGCCCACCGTCGCTCAGCGCATCGTCCGGGCCAAGCGGACCCTCGCCGAGGCCCGCGTCCCCTTCGAGGTCCCGCGCGCCGACGAGCTCGAGGAGCGGCTGGCCTCGGTGCTCCAGGTCATCTACCTCATCTTCAACGAGGGCTACTCGGCGACGACGGGCGACGACTGGCTGCGGCCGGGGCTGTGCGAGGACGCGCTCCGGCTGGGCCGCATCCTGGCAGGGCTGGTGCCCAAGGAGCCCGAGGTGCACGGCCTGGTGGCGCTGATGGAGATCCAGGCCTCGCGCTCGAAGGCGCGGCTCGGTCCGTCGGGAGAGCCCATCCTGCTGCTCGAGCAGAACCGCGCGCGGTGGGATCGCCTCCTCATCCAGCGAGGGCTCGCGGCGCTCGATCGGGTCCGGGCGTTAGGGGGCGAGCAGGGCCCCTACGCGCTGCAGGCCGCGATCGCCGCCTGTCACGCCCGCGCGCGGACCGCCGAGGAGACGGACTGGGCGCGCATCGCGGCGCTCTACGAGCAGCTCGGCGAGGTGGTCCCCTCCCCTGTCGTGGAGCTGAACCGCGGGGTGGCCATCTCGATGGCGTTCGGCCCGGAGGCAGGCCTCCAGGTCATCGATGCGCTGGCCTCGGAGCCCCTGCTGCGCAACTACCACTTCCTGCCGAGCGTCCGGGGCGACCTGCTCTGGAAGCTCGGCCGCTTCGACGAGGCCCGCAAGGAGTTCGAGCGCGCGGCGTCGCTCACGCGCAACGAGCGTGAGCGGGGGCTGCTGCTCGAGCGCGCCGCGGCGTGCGCCCGCCCCCCGGCCTCGGAGCCCAAGGCCCCCACCCGGTTTTGA
- a CDS encoding anthranilate synthase component II, whose protein sequence is MSADPRPRIVLIDNYDSFVYNLYQSLGELTGVEAKVVRNDRTSVEAIARENPTHLVISPGPGNPEEPGWFGICRDVILTLGRTTPLLGVCLGHQGIGVAFGGRVVRAPRVMHGKTSRIRHEGEGLFAGLESPLEVMRYHSLVIDPASLPASLRVTAATDEGLIMGVAHTRFPIFGVQFHPESIGTRSGQRLLRNFLEWRRVPA, encoded by the coding sequence ATGAGCGCTGACCCGAGGCCGCGGATCGTCCTCATCGATAACTACGACTCGTTCGTCTACAACCTGTACCAGTCCCTGGGGGAGCTGACGGGCGTCGAGGCGAAGGTGGTGCGCAACGACCGCACCAGCGTCGAGGCCATCGCCCGCGAGAACCCAACGCACCTCGTCATCTCTCCCGGGCCCGGCAACCCCGAGGAGCCGGGCTGGTTCGGGATCTGCCGCGACGTCATCCTCACGCTGGGCCGGACGACGCCGCTGCTGGGTGTCTGTCTGGGCCACCAGGGCATTGGCGTGGCCTTCGGCGGCCGGGTCGTCCGGGCGCCCCGGGTGATGCACGGCAAGACGAGCCGCATCCGCCACGAGGGCGAGGGCCTCTTCGCGGGCCTGGAGAGCCCGCTGGAGGTGATGCGCTACCACTCGCTGGTGATCGATCCGGCCTCGCTGCCGGCCTCGCTCCGGGTGACGGCCGCCACGGACGAGGGGCTCATCATGGGCGTGGCCCACACGCGGTTCCCCATCTTCGGGGTCCAGTTCCATCCCGAGTCCATCGGGACGCGGAGCGGCCAGCGGCTGCTGCGGAACTTCCTGGAGTGGCGCCGGGTGCCGGCCTGA
- a CDS encoding alpha-ketoglutarate-dependent dioxygenase AlkB, which yields MAPPRRPGRALALKARQRTPGHHYNGSFLSAADRAEILSWLGTLKPLWEERYSKHFPPPPGQTQRRLLRPVYWLGNWQFACLDYYRPPKGVHNRCVKAEPFPPVLQRQVEKIEALARRMFRGPDMPPRWHLNTCLVNFYGNRLEDGRWVDTARVGEHKDFEPGPVASLSLGERALIQFVTSTRPGERDAVVLEQWLDDGALELFGGAQWKEQTFHRVQRVDTRAGHVLPPELPDFQTRRVNLTFRYVPDEHVTPFAKLSPEAREDVRPYMRKLAEGSAFFRAELAREQPEPGAPPSGAES from the coding sequence ATGGCCCCTCCCCGCCGTCCCGGTCGCGCTCTCGCCCTCAAGGCCCGCCAGCGCACACCAGGCCACCACTACAACGGCAGCTTCCTCTCGGCCGCCGACCGCGCCGAGATCCTCTCCTGGCTCGGCACCCTGAAGCCACTGTGGGAGGAGCGCTACTCCAAGCACTTCCCTCCCCCGCCCGGGCAGACGCAGCGCCGGCTCCTCCGCCCGGTGTACTGGCTGGGCAACTGGCAGTTCGCCTGCCTCGACTACTACCGGCCACCCAAGGGCGTGCACAACCGCTGCGTGAAGGCCGAGCCCTTCCCGCCGGTGCTCCAGCGCCAGGTGGAGAAGATCGAGGCGCTGGCGCGGCGGATGTTCCGGGGGCCGGACATGCCCCCGCGCTGGCACCTCAACACCTGCCTGGTGAACTTCTACGGCAACCGCCTGGAGGACGGGCGCTGGGTGGACACCGCCCGCGTGGGCGAGCACAAGGACTTCGAGCCTGGCCCGGTGGCCTCGCTCTCGCTGGGCGAGCGCGCCCTCATCCAGTTCGTCACCTCCACCCGGCCCGGCGAGCGGGACGCGGTGGTGCTCGAGCAGTGGCTCGACGATGGGGCGCTGGAGCTCTTCGGCGGCGCGCAGTGGAAGGAGCAGACCTTCCACCGGGTGCAGCGGGTGGACACCCGCGCGGGCCACGTGCTGCCGCCCGAGCTGCCGGACTTCCAGACCCGGCGCGTGAACCTCACCTTCCGCTACGTGCCGGACGAGCACGTGACGCCCTTCGCGAAGCTGTCTCCCGAGGCCCGTGAGGACGTGCGGCCCTACATGCGCAAGCTGGCCGAGGGCAGCGCCTTCTTCCGGGCGGAGCTGGCCCGCGAGCAGCCCGAGCCCGGTGCGCCTCCCTCGGGCGCCGAGAGCTGA
- a CDS encoding YciI family protein, translating to MRFMILVKATKDSETGVMPSEQLMAEMGRYNEELVKAGVLLAGEGLHPSSKGARVRFSGTQRTVIDGPFAETKELIAGFWIFQVKSKEEAIEWVKRCPNPMLEDSEIEIRQVFETEDFAESDPSGELRKKEEELRKVLDSQRR from the coding sequence ATGCGATTCATGATCCTGGTGAAGGCCACGAAGGACTCCGAGACGGGCGTCATGCCCAGCGAGCAGCTCATGGCCGAGATGGGCAGGTACAACGAGGAGCTGGTGAAGGCCGGCGTGCTGCTCGCGGGCGAGGGGCTCCACCCCAGCTCCAAGGGCGCCCGCGTCCGGTTCTCGGGCACCCAGCGCACCGTCATCGACGGGCCCTTCGCCGAGACCAAGGAGCTCATCGCCGGCTTCTGGATCTTCCAGGTGAAGTCGAAGGAAGAGGCCATCGAGTGGGTCAAGCGCTGCCCCAACCCCATGCTCGAGGACTCCGAGATCGAGATCCGCCAGGTGTTCGAGACGGAGGACTTCGCCGAGAGCGATCCCTCGGGCGAGCTCCGCAAGAAGGAGGAGGAGCTGCGTAAGGTCCTTGACTCGCAGCGCCGGTAG
- a CDS encoding aminotransferase class IV, with translation MGPTEGCVYVNGAFVAPAQATVPAFDHGYLYGDGLFETLRTYGGVPFRLEEHLARLEEGLSALAIRGAPARPVLHERVLETLARARLPEAYLRITVTRGVGTRGLDPAGCDTPTVLIAALPLRTYPEAWYVEGVSATVLWARPTQVHPPPTLKTTSYQHTVVARMELPRREAQEGFFVDGAGHVTEGTVSNVFAVVDGALVTPPRTVCLPGITRAEVLAIARASGLPVAEEPLPVGKLSAAEEVFVTSSLAELLPVVRIDQATIGAGRPGPVYQRLHGLYRQRTVGPLSPGGPG, from the coding sequence ATGGGACCGACGGAAGGCTGTGTCTATGTGAACGGGGCGTTCGTCGCGCCCGCCCAGGCCACCGTCCCGGCGTTCGACCATGGCTACCTCTATGGGGACGGGCTCTTCGAGACCCTGCGCACCTATGGCGGTGTGCCCTTCCGGCTGGAGGAGCACCTGGCGCGGCTGGAGGAAGGGCTCTCAGCGCTGGCCATCCGAGGTGCTCCCGCGAGGCCCGTGCTGCACGAGCGGGTGCTGGAGACGCTGGCCCGCGCGCGGCTGCCCGAGGCCTATCTGCGCATCACGGTGACGCGAGGGGTGGGCACTCGCGGGCTGGATCCGGCGGGCTGTGACACGCCGACGGTGCTGATCGCCGCGCTGCCGCTGCGGACCTATCCCGAGGCCTGGTACGTGGAGGGTGTCTCCGCCACGGTGCTCTGGGCCCGGCCGACGCAGGTGCATCCTCCGCCCACGCTCAAGACGACCAGCTACCAGCACACGGTGGTGGCGCGCATGGAGCTGCCCCGCCGCGAGGCCCAGGAGGGGTTCTTCGTCGACGGAGCGGGCCACGTCACCGAGGGCACGGTCTCCAACGTGTTCGCGGTGGTGGATGGCGCCCTGGTGACGCCGCCCAGGACGGTGTGCCTCCCGGGCATCACGCGGGCGGAGGTGCTCGCGATCGCGCGCGCGTCCGGCCTGCCTGTGGCGGAGGAGCCGCTCCCCGTCGGAAAGCTCTCGGCGGCCGAGGAGGTCTTCGTCACCAGCTCGCTGGCGGAGCTGCTGCCCGTGGTCCGCATCGACCAGGCCACGATTGGGGCGGGCAGGCCCGGGCCCGTGTACCAGCGGCTGCACGGCCTCTACCGCCAGCGCACCGTCGGCCCGCTCTCTCCGGGAGGTCCGGGATGA